The DNA sequence GCTTTAATCTTAACTTTGATCAATACTTTACTAAACTCATTATTGGTTATTTTGACTTGACTGAATCGGAAAAGTCCTTGCTTGTCGACAGGCTTTGTTTTTTTTATCTGAAATAGGACTCCTTCTTTTGTTATAGTTTGTGAGTGAACGCCAATAGCTGCACAAAGGAGAATAATGAGGGTTATTCTTTGCATAAATTGTTTAAGTGTTTTTGATTAAAATGTTTTACAACATAGGAATATAGATCATATGGTCTTATGTGTGAAACTAAGTTAAGATAATTTCAAAGCGTTTCGAGGAGAAAATATTGTAATAATGTTCGTTCTTGTACACGTACAACAAAAAAGATTCTATTATAAATTATTGACAATCAGCATTATAAGAAAATTCTTTGTTGGCCTACCAAGACCTGCTTCGGCCACGCTCAGCATAGACTTCTCGCTCTGATTTTGTTGCACAAAAAAATCCCACCCCCAATCGGGAGCGGGATTAGCCCAACTTCGTTGGCCTACTAGGACTTGCTTCGGCCACGCTCAGCATAGACTTCTCGCCCTGATTTTGTTGCACAAAAAAAATCCCACCCCCAATCGGGAGCGGGATTAGCCCAACTTCGTTGGCCTACTAGGACTTGCTTCGGCCACGCTCAGCATAGACTTCTCGCCCTGATTTTGTTGCACAAAAAAATCCCACCCCCAATCGGGAGCGGGATTAGCCCAACTTCGTTGGCCTACTAGGACTCGAACCTAGAATGACTGAACCAAAATCAGTAGTGTTGCCAATTACACCATAGGCCAGTACCATATTCAAAAATCATCCGACTTTTGAGCGTGCAAATTTAAGACAAACTTTCATTACGACAAATAAATTTCACCAGAAACCAAGAACGATTGAACGCCCGTCAACCTGTTAAACCTTTTGCAAAAATAACAGGGCATCTGACCAATATTTGGTAAATTCGCCCCGATTGGTTAACACCACATTTCTATGTTTGCAAAGAACTTCGCCAAATGGGATACCCTCATCGGATGGGCTTCCTTTACCATCGCCTTGATCGTTTATGCCCTGACCGTTGAACCCACGGGAAGTTTTTGGGACGCCGGTGAATACATCAGCACCTCTGCCAAATTACAGGTCGGCCACCCCCCAGGGGCGCCACTGCTTCAAATGATCGGCGCTTTTTTTGCCATGTTCGCCTTTGGCGATACCACCAAAATTGCCCTGATGGTCAACTGTGTCTCAGTGGTCTCAAGTGCCTTTACCATACTTTTCGCCTTTTGGACGATTACCAACCTCGCCAAAAAACTGATTTCGGGCGACAAAAAATTTACCAACACCAAGGCCATTGCCGTTTTGGGCAGTGGTTTGGTCGGTGCCCTGGCCTTCACCTTTTCTGATAGTTTTTGGTTCAACTCGGCAGAAACGGAAGTCTATGCCGCAGCGAGCCTCATTTTGGCCCTCCTGTTTTGGCTAGGGCTCAAATGGGTCGACAATTTGCATGAACCCCGGGGCCATCGCTGGCTTTTGCTCATCTGCTTTGTCATCGGGCTTACTTTTGGCATCCATTTTATGGGCTTCTTGGCCATACCCGCGGTGGGCTTGTTGTTCTATTTCAAGCGCTACAAAACGACCACGGTCAAAAACTTCTTGCTGGCCAATATCGTTGTCATCGCCCTTTTGATGCTGGTCTACAAATATTCATTGACCTATGTCTTGAAATTATTCGGTTGGAGTGAGGTCTTTTTCATCAACAGTATTGGCCTGCCCTTTAATTCGGGCACCATTATCATGGGATTGATCTTCATCTCTGCCTTTTATTTCGCCCTGCGTTACACAAGAAAAAACGACTTTCAAACAGGGAACCTCATCGTACTTTGCCTAATGTTTCTGGTACTCGGCTTCTCGTCTTGGCTATTGCTTCCGATTCGTGCCAATGCCAAAGTAGTGGTCAATGAGAACAATCCTGAAGATGCCAGGTCGCTGTTGGCCTATTACAATATGGAGCAATACCCCGGGGTCGATAGCCCGTTCTACGGTGAATATTTCTCAGGTAGCTTTGGCGAGCCCGGTGACTATGTAGATGATAAGCCCAAATACGAGAAAGATGAAAAATTGGGCAAGTATGTGATCGTCAACAACTATAAAGATGCCATTCAAGGACCGAATCCGAAACATTTTGGGTTACTGCCCCGTATGTGGAGCCAACAACATGCCGAAAACTACATGCGTTTTTTTGGTGTACTCGATTTTCGCATCAAGGCCGAATATATTTCGAACAATGAGCTTCGCGAAGCGGTGAGGCAATTTCGTAGTGCCTATGATTCAGGCGAATTGGATACCGAACAATATCTGCGTTTTTTGAGGGAGTTTGAAGAATATATCGAAGTAGAGCCCCCCACGTTGTGGCAGAACATCAAATACCTTTTCAATTTTCAATGGGGCTATATGTACGTGCGTTATTTCATGTGGAATTTCGTAGGCCGCAAGAACGATGTGCAGGGGCGCTATGATGGCAACGGCGAATGGTTGAGCGGTATTGGTTTTATCGATGGCCTGCGTTTGGGAAGCCAAAAGAACCTGCCCCAAGACTGGCTCGACAATAAAGCGCGAAACACCTACTTCTTTTTGCCCCTACTCTTGGGCATCATCGGTATTGTCTTTCAGATTTCCAAAAATCCGAAGCAGTTCTGGGTGCTCTTCATGTTTTTCATATTTACCGGAGTAGCGAT is a window from the Muricauda sp. SCSIO 65647 genome containing:
- a CDS encoding DUF2723 domain-containing protein, which gives rise to MFAKNFAKWDTLIGWASFTIALIVYALTVEPTGSFWDAGEYISTSAKLQVGHPPGAPLLQMIGAFFAMFAFGDTTKIALMVNCVSVVSSAFTILFAFWTITNLAKKLISGDKKFTNTKAIAVLGSGLVGALAFTFSDSFWFNSAETEVYAAASLILALLFWLGLKWVDNLHEPRGHRWLLLICFVIGLTFGIHFMGFLAIPAVGLLFYFKRYKTTTVKNFLLANIVVIALLMLVYKYSLTYVLKLFGWSEVFFINSIGLPFNSGTIIMGLIFISAFYFALRYTRKNDFQTGNLIVLCLMFLVLGFSSWLLLPIRANAKVVVNENNPEDARSLLAYYNMEQYPGVDSPFYGEYFSGSFGEPGDYVDDKPKYEKDEKLGKYVIVNNYKDAIQGPNPKHFGLLPRMWSQQHAENYMRFFGVLDFRIKAEYISNNELREAVRQFRSAYDSGELDTEQYLRFLREFEEYIEVEPPTLWQNIKYLFNFQWGYMYVRYFMWNFVGRKNDVQGRYDGNGEWLSGIGFIDGLRLGSQKNLPQDWLDNKARNTYFFLPLLLGIIGIVFQISKNPKQFWVLFMFFIFTGVAIQFYTNPYIFQPRERDYSLVGSFYIFAIWIGLGVYGLFEEVRKLLKPKMAAPLTTILCLAAVPLLMAFQNWDDHDRSARYTARSTAKSYLDSCQEDVGAILFTIGDNDTFPLWYVQEIEGHRTDVRIVCTSLFATDWYIDQMKRKAYESDPIPSQLTHDKYSYGTRDAVYYQKVDPIFGREVSESRWLIKDFMDWIGSDNPQTKFKFILEKSGADLSEYPESNLDVVYYPTNKIRVPVNKKNVLESGLVKEKDSALIVDYIDIDLPRSALTKQRILMLDLLANNDWKRPIYFSGGSFDNGEYIWMKDYLQLDGLVYKLVPIKTEYQGVFEMGRIDSDLMYDIVTKWEWGNSGSSAIYHDPQTRSQGLSFRGNLARLSEQLIDEGKIEKAKEIIEMAMTNMPVEHFGFYAFVEPFVDGYYKVGETTKARELFNKLKTIYQDRLAYYAGVPLDEQYENIEDILGDMEAYRRNIDILIENMDRDFAEKETLIFNEYLERFTQFAPSERELLQEPEPVLDNQDTLDTLTVEGAAVEMDTATAPIEE